A genomic stretch from Telmatocola sphagniphila includes:
- a CDS encoding dihydrodipicolinate synthase family protein: protein MIGKLTGFIAATHTPFLANGELNLSVIEKQAAHLEATGVSGVFICGTTGECHSLTLQERMDLAERWSAVRRGTNLKLIVHVGANCLTESRQLAAHAQSLDVDAIAAISPSYFKPKSLQALIECSAEVAAASPALPFYFYDIPSMTGVNFPMSDYLEKAAVRIPNLAGVKFSNPDLMEYQKCLHLANSKFDMPWGTDEYILSALAVGAIGGVGSSYNLAAPIYRRLLSAFQRVDLKSAQAEQYRSVQIIDLMIQHGYLAASKFAMNQLGIDLGGVRLPLTNLEETQKRSLQLSLQTLGFYDWIAL from the coding sequence ATGATAGGTAAACTCACAGGATTTATTGCGGCTACGCATACTCCATTCTTGGCCAATGGCGAACTCAATCTCTCGGTTATTGAAAAACAGGCGGCTCATCTGGAAGCGACGGGAGTTTCGGGAGTGTTCATCTGCGGTACTACTGGAGAATGTCATTCGCTAACGCTCCAAGAAAGAATGGATCTGGCCGAGCGCTGGAGTGCCGTGCGGCGAGGTACTAACCTCAAATTGATCGTCCATGTCGGCGCTAACTGTTTGACGGAATCCCGCCAGTTGGCAGCACATGCACAGTCTTTGGATGTGGATGCTATCGCTGCCATAAGCCCGAGTTACTTCAAACCAAAATCGCTCCAGGCTCTTATCGAGTGCTCGGCGGAAGTAGCTGCCGCCTCGCCGGCCTTGCCTTTCTACTTCTACGATATTCCCTCCATGACGGGCGTTAACTTTCCCATGTCTGACTATCTTGAGAAAGCCGCCGTGCGGATACCGAATCTCGCTGGCGTCAAGTTCAGCAATCCCGATCTGATGGAGTACCAGAAATGCCTGCATCTGGCTAATAGTAAATTCGATATGCCCTGGGGTACAGACGAGTACATTCTCTCAGCTCTTGCAGTAGGAGCTATCGGCGGCGTGGGGAGTAGTTATAACTTGGCCGCTCCAATTTATCGCCGTCTGCTGTCCGCTTTTCAGAGAGTAGATTTGAAATCCGCCCAGGCAGAACAATATCGATCCGTTCAGATCATCGATCTCATGATTCAACACGGCTACCTGGCCGCTTCAAAATTTGCTATGAACCAATTGGGAATCGATCTAGGAGGAGTACGCCTTCCCTTAACAAATCTGGAAGAAACTCAGAAGCGATCGCTTCAGTTATCCTTGCAGACTCTGGGATTTTACGATTGGATCGCTTTGTAA
- a CDS encoding metallophosphoesterase family protein, whose protein sequence is MIYFGRLFASLILLVLLPIAFDEQSMQSLAQKKQGDKSDPKHIFTGPAPVHPVDILLTRPTSRSITCSILAYKNAEGFIRYGTESGGYTGKTESKKFSPEDPVEIILKDLQADKQYFYKFYYREPAVSEYTSLPEGRFHTARSRGEAFTFTIQSDSHLDQGTRIAVYEKTLANVLADNPDFHIDVGDTFMTDKYERFKDALPQYFAQRYYLGQVANSAALFLVLGNHDGEKLDRYDGTSDCMSSWSCLTRKKYFPNPYPDGFYTGNKTELKSVGRLENYYAWEWGDALFIALDPFWKTNQRGRGKDSSGNWGRTLGEEQFKWLEKTLSASKAKYKFVFIHHLVGGLDESARGGSEAALLYEWGGRSKEGQDEFKQKRPGWSTPIHQLLLKYNVSAVFHGHDHFYARQELDNILYLMVPQPGHPGYDKLRNADEYGYIRGTFLPPSGHLRVTVTPEKASIEYVRAYVPSAESKDRRNREIADVVRIKPVAH, encoded by the coding sequence ATGATTTATTTTGGACGATTGTTCGCGAGCTTGATTTTGTTGGTTCTGTTGCCCATTGCATTTGACGAGCAATCCATGCAATCCCTGGCTCAGAAAAAGCAAGGCGACAAGTCGGATCCAAAGCATATTTTTACTGGGCCAGCTCCAGTTCATCCCGTCGACATTCTACTTACTCGTCCCACTTCCAGGAGCATCACCTGCAGCATCCTTGCTTATAAAAATGCAGAAGGATTCATACGATATGGAACTGAAAGCGGCGGCTATACCGGGAAAACTGAAAGCAAGAAATTCTCTCCGGAGGATCCGGTCGAAATTATTCTAAAAGATCTGCAAGCGGATAAACAATACTTCTACAAGTTCTATTATCGAGAACCTGCGGTCTCTGAATATACTTCACTCCCGGAAGGCCGGTTTCACACTGCAAGATCTCGAGGGGAAGCATTCACTTTTACCATTCAATCCGACTCCCACCTCGATCAAGGAACTCGTATCGCCGTTTACGAGAAGACACTGGCGAATGTCCTGGCCGATAACCCCGATTTTCACATCGATGTGGGCGACACGTTTATGACGGATAAATATGAAAGGTTCAAGGATGCGCTCCCGCAATACTTCGCCCAGCGATACTATCTGGGACAGGTTGCAAATTCTGCAGCACTATTTTTGGTGTTGGGTAATCACGATGGTGAAAAATTAGATCGCTACGATGGAACATCCGACTGCATGTCTTCTTGGTCCTGTTTGACTAGAAAGAAATATTTTCCCAATCCCTATCCCGATGGATTCTATACAGGTAACAAAACGGAACTCAAATCAGTCGGCCGATTAGAAAATTATTACGCCTGGGAGTGGGGGGACGCATTATTTATCGCTCTGGATCCCTTCTGGAAAACCAATCAAAGGGGTCGGGGCAAAGATAGCAGTGGAAATTGGGGACGTACACTCGGCGAAGAACAATTCAAATGGTTGGAGAAAACTCTCTCGGCCTCCAAAGCCAAATACAAGTTCGTGTTTATACATCATCTTGTGGGGGGCCTGGATGAATCGGCTCGAGGGGGAAGCGAAGCCGCACTCCTTTACGAATGGGGAGGAAGATCCAAAGAGGGTCAGGACGAGTTTAAGCAAAAACGACCCGGATGGTCTACGCCGATTCATCAGTTGTTGCTGAAGTACAACGTCTCGGCCGTATTTCATGGACACGATCATTTCTACGCGAGACAGGAACTGGATAATATCCTTTATCTCATGGTCCCGCAGCCTGGTCACCCAGGATACGACAAGCTTCGGAATGCAGACGAGTATGGCTACATCCGGGGTACATTTTTACCACCTTCCGGACACCTCCGAGTAACCGTTACTCCCGAAAAAGCAAGTATAGAATATGTCAGGGCTTACGTTCCCAGCGCGGAGAGTAAAGATCGTAGAAACCGGGAGATCGCAGACGTCGTCAGAATCAAGCCTGTTGCTCATTAA
- a CDS encoding metallophosphoesterase family protein, producing the protein MNIYPNRRKFVAAILYLLNWITLGKLFAQQPKSPGKKGNNAGSYVLPSALSSYDRLSIILGRVTDRSIVVSALSKDKAEIYLDYGYSSGKYTQKTKVYSLAAQEPLEFTLEELKPDTEYFFRVQLRKSGEKTYTPRDENRFHTQRVKGSTFTFAVQGDSHPERPQMSEPNLYARTLLEAARTQPDFYICIGDDFSVDKVKNHTPEGFAEPYTLQRPFLGLVGQTAPIYLVNGNHEQGSLFNYNQKDVRHAVAVGVQKARNKYYPMPEPDAFYKGNSEPLKEIGLLRDYYSWTWGDALFVVLDNYWHSPTLVDSGFAGGTEGKEDKKSKEGDWWGKTLGDMQYKWFKKILEESTAKYKFVFAHHVLGSGRGGIDQCDLFEWGGKNKRGDWEFKQKRPGWEMPIHQLMVKHKVTIFFQGHDHLYAKQEKDGIIYQELPMPSDHGYVAYNEDRYKTGVKLPNSGFLKVTVSPSEVKVEYVRTYLPKDESDKRRSGEIAHNYQISSRSASQKS; encoded by the coding sequence ATGAATATTTACCCGAATCGACGTAAGTTCGTTGCAGCAATCTTATATCTGCTGAACTGGATCACGCTCGGCAAGTTATTCGCCCAGCAGCCGAAAAGCCCGGGGAAAAAGGGGAATAACGCAGGTTCGTATGTTCTGCCCTCCGCGCTTTCCAGCTACGACAGACTTTCGATAATTCTAGGACGTGTGACGGATCGATCCATCGTGGTTAGTGCTCTCAGCAAGGACAAAGCCGAAATCTATCTGGACTACGGATATTCCTCGGGCAAGTATACCCAGAAAACCAAGGTTTATTCGCTGGCTGCTCAGGAACCCCTTGAATTTACACTAGAAGAATTGAAACCTGATACAGAATACTTTTTTCGTGTTCAGTTGAGAAAGTCGGGCGAAAAAACTTATACTCCGCGTGACGAAAATCGTTTTCATACTCAGCGTGTCAAAGGAAGCACTTTCACGTTTGCCGTCCAAGGTGATTCGCATCCCGAAAGACCACAAATGTCTGAGCCCAACTTATATGCCCGAACCTTGCTCGAAGCCGCCCGCACCCAACCCGATTTTTACATCTGTATCGGCGATGATTTCAGTGTCGACAAAGTAAAAAATCATACTCCGGAGGGATTCGCGGAACCTTATACGCTCCAACGCCCCTTTCTGGGGCTGGTCGGGCAAACCGCACCCATCTATCTGGTAAACGGCAATCACGAGCAGGGCTCGTTGTTCAATTACAATCAAAAAGATGTTCGCCATGCCGTGGCCGTGGGCGTGCAAAAAGCGCGAAATAAATATTATCCCATGCCCGAACCCGATGCATTTTATAAAGGCAACTCGGAGCCCTTAAAGGAAATTGGGCTTCTCCGCGACTATTACTCCTGGACCTGGGGAGATGCACTGTTTGTCGTTCTCGATAACTACTGGCACTCGCCTACGCTGGTCGATAGCGGCTTCGCGGGAGGAACTGAGGGCAAAGAAGACAAAAAGTCCAAAGAGGGCGATTGGTGGGGAAAAACACTGGGAGACATGCAATATAAATGGTTCAAAAAAATACTAGAGGAGAGTACTGCCAAGTACAAATTTGTATTCGCGCATCACGTACTCGGTTCCGGACGGGGTGGAATAGATCAATGCGATCTTTTCGAATGGGGAGGCAAGAACAAACGGGGAGACTGGGAATTTAAACAGAAGCGGCCCGGATGGGAGATGCCGATCCATCAACTGATGGTGAAGCACAAAGTGACTATCTTCTTTCAGGGTCACGACCACCTTTATGCCAAGCAGGAAAAAGACGGAATCATTTACCAGGAGCTTCCGATGCCTTCGGATCACGGCTATGTCGCCTATAACGAAGATCGCTATAAGACGGGAGTTAAGCTTCCTAATTCAGGTTTTCTGAAAGTTACCGTTTCTCCCTCCGAAGTGAAAGTGGAGTACGTTCGAACCTATCTCCCTAAAGACGAAAGTGACAAGCGAAGATCAGGTGAGATTGCTCACAATTATCAAATCTCCTCTCGATCGGCTTCACAAAAAAGCTAA
- a CDS encoding sigma-70 family RNA polymerase sigma factor translates to MNQKYLEATKLWTLAVPTVSAFITSQVRDFQDRDDLLQEIAVAVLESFERYDPKASFLGWCIGIARNQIHLYFRRKNRDRLAFDTETVDRIAQAFENSSLKENGLDYLTECYEKLDSKAKSLCNFRYQQDLKPAQISDQMGMTPNLVAKALQRIRDRLRDCLERKKAAEVIL, encoded by the coding sequence ATGAATCAGAAATATCTAGAAGCGACGAAACTCTGGACTTTGGCCGTCCCAACTGTGTCGGCCTTCATCACTTCTCAAGTGAGAGATTTTCAGGATCGCGACGACCTCCTCCAGGAAATTGCCGTTGCCGTGTTGGAATCCTTCGAGAGATACGATCCCAAAGCTTCCTTCCTCGGTTGGTGTATTGGCATCGCTCGAAATCAAATCCACTTATATTTTCGGCGCAAGAACCGAGATCGATTAGCTTTCGATACGGAAACAGTCGATCGCATCGCGCAGGCTTTCGAAAATTCCTCGCTTAAAGAGAACGGCCTGGACTATCTGACGGAGTGCTACGAAAAACTCGACTCCAAAGCGAAGTCCCTTTGCAATTTTCGATACCAGCAGGATCTGAAGCCAGCCCAGATTAGTGATCAGATGGGAATGACACCGAATTTAGTGGCAAAGGCCTTGCAGCGAATCCGGGATCGACTCAGGGATTGCCTCGAACGCAAGAAAGCGGCCGAGGTGATCTTATGA
- a CDS encoding RICIN domain-containing protein: MAKFESKSYPNILRLHWMVLLTVCFDLNLKSSIAAEDWGSYSIVPSSATGFVLEAVGSQSKEGAVVSINKPMATENQKWVIVARGKDRYLIKPSLSSTLVLAASEGGKKMGTAIVLEKENGKPWQEWSLKKNENGSYCIIPAHAPGLGLDHFGGKAAVGARVDLWENRPGDQHLEWFIKPLAGTEKAIANGILESPPSTYVAPEIQAEKILKGQLKSFTFNSSKIFPGTVREVNVFIPAQYNGAKPACVYVKTDGFNPKEQELMEKMIATKEMPVTIGIFVRPGDLPAPMKNTMGRRNRCLEYDGMGDNHVRFLLEELLPYIAKEYQLKLSDNGDDRCIAGGSSGGIAAFNAAWERPEAFSRVYANSGSFVAFRGGHEFPTLVRKFEAKPIRAYLTTGMHDMENCAGDWFLIDLEMDKALKFSGYDYKFRVIKGGHVAGYYDYYEEAMSYLWKDWPKPVKAGPSAPRVQDIILPNESWKLVAQGLRGITSSGVTKTGEVLFLEADANKILRYDLEGNITLFTPNAEQASCMCVGAQGEIYVGSKTSGKILKIESNGERSVLVEGLPPQQLLAMPDGSLYATSNDAKLKDSGSIWLVKAGKKTQVDSGLKYASGLAYRPDQWLLSAADGRSKWGYSFQIRSDGSLINKEKFFWLHVPDWEDDSGAESMCYTKEGPLLIATHFGVQACADDGPTQVILPLPDRSRLLGVCLGGKDQDTLFAFTSDKIWKRKVKVHGVGAFTPWQPARGSKL; encoded by the coding sequence ATGGCAAAGTTTGAATCTAAATCTTACCCGAACATTTTGCGTCTTCACTGGATGGTACTGCTGACAGTTTGCTTCGATTTGAACTTAAAATCCTCGATCGCCGCTGAGGATTGGGGTAGCTACTCAATAGTTCCTTCCAGCGCTACTGGATTCGTTTTGGAAGCTGTCGGATCTCAATCGAAGGAAGGGGCTGTCGTCTCCATTAACAAGCCCATGGCAACCGAGAACCAGAAATGGGTGATTGTTGCCAGGGGTAAAGATCGCTACTTGATTAAACCGAGTCTGTCATCGACACTCGTTCTGGCCGCTTCCGAAGGTGGCAAGAAAATGGGGACAGCCATCGTTCTCGAAAAGGAGAATGGCAAACCCTGGCAGGAATGGAGTCTGAAAAAAAATGAAAATGGTTCCTACTGTATAATTCCCGCCCACGCTCCCGGACTGGGTCTGGACCATTTTGGCGGCAAAGCCGCGGTTGGAGCCCGGGTCGATCTCTGGGAAAATCGGCCGGGAGATCAGCATCTGGAATGGTTCATCAAGCCGTTAGCCGGAACCGAAAAAGCGATTGCCAACGGTATACTCGAGTCGCCACCCAGCACATATGTCGCTCCGGAAATCCAGGCCGAAAAAATACTTAAGGGGCAGCTCAAAAGTTTCACTTTCAATTCGAGCAAGATCTTCCCCGGCACTGTTCGAGAAGTCAACGTGTTCATACCCGCCCAGTACAATGGAGCGAAACCCGCCTGCGTCTATGTGAAAACCGATGGCTTTAATCCTAAGGAACAGGAATTGATGGAGAAAATGATCGCCACCAAGGAAATGCCTGTGACCATAGGGATATTTGTTCGACCCGGAGATTTACCGGCACCCATGAAGAATACGATGGGACGACGCAACCGTTGCCTGGAATATGATGGGATGGGGGATAACCACGTTCGATTTCTGCTCGAGGAATTACTGCCCTACATAGCCAAAGAATATCAATTGAAACTATCAGACAACGGAGACGATCGCTGTATCGCCGGAGGTAGCAGTGGTGGAATTGCTGCATTTAATGCGGCCTGGGAACGGCCAGAAGCTTTTAGCCGGGTCTATGCCAATAGTGGAAGTTTCGTCGCTTTTCGAGGCGGCCACGAGTTTCCGACACTCGTTCGTAAATTCGAAGCGAAGCCGATCCGCGCTTATCTCACCACCGGCATGCACGATATGGAAAATTGTGCCGGCGATTGGTTCCTGATCGACCTGGAAATGGATAAGGCCCTGAAATTTTCCGGTTACGATTACAAGTTTCGAGTTATCAAAGGCGGCCACGTGGCTGGGTATTACGACTACTACGAAGAAGCGATGAGTTATCTCTGGAAGGATTGGCCTAAGCCGGTTAAGGCAGGTCCGAGCGCTCCCCGCGTGCAGGATATCATTCTTCCGAATGAATCCTGGAAGTTAGTGGCTCAAGGGCTTCGAGGAATTACAAGCTCGGGGGTTACGAAAACTGGGGAAGTTCTCTTTCTGGAAGCCGATGCTAACAAGATACTCCGATACGATCTGGAGGGGAACATCACTCTGTTCACTCCCAATGCGGAGCAAGCTTCTTGTATGTGCGTGGGGGCTCAGGGAGAAATTTACGTCGGTTCGAAAACATCCGGAAAGATCTTGAAGATCGAATCAAATGGAGAGCGTTCCGTCTTAGTGGAGGGTTTGCCCCCTCAGCAATTGTTAGCCATGCCGGATGGAAGTCTCTACGCAACGAGCAATGATGCAAAACTCAAGGATTCGGGGAGTATCTGGCTCGTCAAGGCGGGCAAAAAAACTCAGGTCGATTCGGGATTGAAATATGCCAGCGGTTTAGCCTATCGACCCGATCAGTGGCTTTTGAGCGCGGCCGATGGTCGCTCGAAGTGGGGCTACAGTTTTCAGATCCGCTCGGATGGAAGTTTGATCAACAAAGAGAAGTTCTTCTGGTTACACGTTCCCGATTGGGAGGACGATTCCGGAGCGGAATCGATGTGCTACACCAAAGAAGGCCCACTGTTAATAGCTACGCATTTTGGTGTTCAGGCCTGCGCGGACGATGGGCCTACACAAGTGATACTTCCTTTACCCGATCGCTCGCGTCTGCTCGGCGTCTGTCTGGGAGGCAAGGATCAGGATACCTTATTCGCTTTTACGTCTGACAAGATCTGGAAGCGAAAAGTTAAAGTGCACGGCGTCGGAGCTTTCACCCCCTGGCAACCCGCTCGTGGTTCGAAGCTCTAA
- a CDS encoding M1 family aminopeptidase encodes MRDLVLRIGIIFFSLVGTHSAYSQSAGSEPLRTAGDHPVNVGNLRLELKVDLPGKMIDSRAQLSFSSLRNLDSLTLDAEAFEVRKVEFAVAKETTKPIKYSHDGEKLVVNFDRTLPTGTEGELIIDYRVRNPKKGLYFFAPSPEEPNVPLTVWSQGESTMNRCWIPCFDRPSIRQSTELIVTVAEGNEVLSNGKLVSKKSDPATKMVTFHWRQELPHPSYLITLVVGPFAVVEQTWRGKPVQYYVPPARKGDALRTFDRTPEMIELFSKKFGVDYAWDKYAQIVLEQFIEGGMENTSATSLIDCLLDSRAALDEDAEGLISHELGHQWWGDLLTCRDWAHIWLNEGFASYSECLWDEHANGPDAYSLNILGKAEGARSAVNRPVVDRRYPNPDAMFDARAYPKGAFILHMLRQQLGDEIFFAGLKEYLTVNRLKSVETVDFRRAMEKVSSLDLEKFFFDWTERPGHPKLDVSAAYETDPKRVRVIVKQTQSGEPFFFPLKVRLAGTKNQEPLIAMESITQKEQTFYIPCPTRPLGIEIDPYQAVLAEIKEDKSRDLWVWQIGSGTTAVSRVFAARHFAKSKLKQDREVLIQALPLEKTPGVAQAIMTAMAESGGEECKAALLEELKVKNPKLRRTAASSLARFGKDEKIADTMSAILNQGDESAAIEAEAISIYSNQKRPDAIKVLTPWLQKPSHREALRNAALKGLANTQDLAVLTTLIDWTKKDKPYDCRSTAVSALSRLVKTDKATEAEQNRAVEAIAALLTGEGIRLKSHAVRTLQGMGAQAKPALKQLEEIASKESDEGLVEAAKKAVTTIRDAKMPTDDLKKLQTEVEKLKKEAEELRNRLDKFEKKVSK; translated from the coding sequence ATGCGTGACTTGGTTTTAAGGATCGGCATCATCTTCTTTTCGCTGGTGGGCACCCATTCCGCGTATTCGCAGAGCGCTGGCAGCGAACCACTCCGGACCGCGGGCGATCACCCGGTTAATGTTGGGAATCTGAGACTCGAGCTTAAGGTCGATCTGCCGGGTAAGATGATCGATTCGCGAGCACAACTCTCTTTCAGTTCGCTTCGCAACCTCGATTCGCTCACGCTTGATGCGGAAGCATTCGAGGTTCGGAAGGTGGAATTTGCAGTTGCAAAAGAGACGACTAAACCCATCAAATACTCTCACGATGGCGAGAAACTGGTTGTGAATTTCGATCGAACGTTGCCCACCGGAACCGAAGGCGAACTCATCATCGATTATCGAGTTCGCAACCCCAAAAAAGGACTTTATTTTTTTGCTCCCTCCCCGGAAGAGCCGAATGTCCCACTCACCGTCTGGAGTCAGGGGGAATCGACTATGAATCGCTGCTGGATTCCCTGCTTCGACCGTCCCAGCATTCGGCAGAGTACCGAACTCATCGTAACCGTTGCTGAAGGGAATGAGGTTCTTTCAAACGGTAAACTGGTTAGCAAAAAGAGTGATCCGGCTACCAAGATGGTAACGTTTCATTGGCGACAGGAACTGCCCCATCCTTCCTACTTAATTACTCTCGTAGTCGGTCCCTTCGCCGTTGTGGAACAAACCTGGCGAGGCAAACCCGTGCAGTATTACGTACCTCCCGCGCGCAAGGGAGACGCTTTGCGAACTTTTGATCGAACGCCGGAAATGATCGAACTTTTCAGCAAAAAATTCGGCGTGGATTACGCCTGGGATAAATATGCCCAGATTGTTTTGGAGCAATTCATCGAAGGTGGAATGGAGAACACCAGTGCCACTTCTTTGATCGATTGCCTTCTGGATTCCCGCGCCGCTTTGGACGAGGATGCGGAAGGATTGATCTCCCACGAATTAGGGCACCAATGGTGGGGCGACCTGTTGACCTGCCGGGACTGGGCGCATATCTGGCTGAACGAAGGTTTTGCCAGTTATAGCGAATGCCTTTGGGACGAACATGCGAACGGTCCGGATGCTTACTCTCTGAATATCTTGGGTAAAGCAGAAGGAGCCCGATCCGCTGTGAATCGTCCGGTGGTCGATCGTCGCTACCCGAATCCGGATGCCATGTTCGATGCCCGAGCTTATCCCAAAGGCGCTTTCATTCTTCATATGCTCCGTCAGCAACTCGGAGATGAAATATTCTTCGCGGGTCTGAAAGAATATCTCACGGTAAATCGACTGAAATCCGTCGAAACTGTCGATTTCCGTCGAGCTATGGAGAAAGTCAGCAGTTTGGATCTCGAAAAATTCTTCTTCGATTGGACGGAACGTCCCGGCCATCCCAAGCTGGATGTCAGCGCCGCCTACGAAACAGATCCAAAGCGGGTTCGAGTGATCGTTAAACAAACTCAATCGGGCGAGCCCTTCTTTTTCCCACTGAAAGTCCGATTGGCTGGAACGAAAAATCAGGAACCACTCATCGCCATGGAATCGATTACTCAAAAGGAGCAGACTTTCTACATTCCTTGTCCGACTCGACCCTTGGGAATCGAAATCGATCCTTATCAGGCGGTCCTGGCCGAGATCAAAGAAGATAAATCGCGGGATCTCTGGGTATGGCAAATCGGAAGTGGAACCACGGCGGTCTCGCGAGTTTTTGCGGCCCGGCATTTTGCTAAATCCAAACTCAAACAGGATCGTGAAGTTCTTATCCAAGCGCTTCCTCTCGAGAAAACACCGGGTGTCGCTCAGGCTATTATGACGGCTATGGCGGAATCGGGGGGCGAAGAATGCAAAGCTGCTTTACTCGAAGAACTGAAAGTGAAAAATCCGAAATTGCGAAGAACCGCTGCCAGTAGTTTGGCTCGATTTGGAAAAGATGAAAAGATCGCTGATACCATGTCGGCGATTTTGAATCAGGGGGATGAGAGTGCTGCGATCGAGGCCGAAGCTATTTCTATCTATTCCAACCAGAAACGCCCCGATGCGATCAAAGTCCTTACCCCCTGGTTGCAGAAACCTTCGCATCGCGAAGCATTGCGCAACGCCGCTCTCAAGGGTCTGGCAAACACTCAGGATCTGGCAGTGCTGACTACTCTCATAGACTGGACTAAAAAAGATAAACCCTATGACTGCCGTTCCACGGCGGTTTCGGCCCTCAGCCGATTGGTGAAAACCGATAAGGCTACAGAAGCCGAACAAAATCGTGCGGTCGAGGCGATCGCCGCGCTGTTGACAGGAGAAGGAATACGTTTGAAATCTCATGCTGTGAGAACGTTACAAGGTATGGGTGCTCAGGCAAAGCCGGCTCTTAAGCAACTCGAAGAAATCGCTTCGAAAGAATCGGACGAGGGATTAGTCGAGGCCGCCAAGAAGGCTGTGACGACTATTCGCGACGCCAAAATGCCGACGGATGATCTGAAGAAACTTCAGACTGAGGTTGAAAAGCTTAAGAAGGAAGCCGAAGAGCTTCGAAATCGATTGGATAAGTTCGAGAAAAAAGTATCCAAGTAA
- a CDS encoding TolC family protein, whose amino-acid sequence MLQLAGVDNPTIQIAREIVNEAYANLQASKAQLLPNLTAGVGIDLHYGVLQRSSGLIYDADRQNLYMGNGAYAIGAGTVGIPGVHIVYPVGDMYLEPRARSETFAARSAEAIAVQNNMLLEVSLAFWDLLGYESRIASLIQSQGDLSEIVRITSSYAQARQGRLADAQRAEVNSRLLDKRIRDLKGEAGAASARLAGLINLDPSEPLHLDTQLLIPLTLVDEKAKLEELIPRALANRPEIKVRTNELAETKTRLRQEQVRPWLPTIFAGLSNGAITGGGDRVSYSYSRLDGRVDFDVAAVWTLQNAGMGNRTLMQRNMSVVSQAVSRLNATIDQIRTEVSEAYASAVAAKIRIEQAQLQLKISEEGFRAEYLRIRQAIGLPIEILDSQKQLMDAREELIQATIDYNRAQFQLQVSLGFQPPSSH is encoded by the coding sequence GTGCTTCAACTGGCAGGAGTCGATAATCCCACGATTCAGATCGCACGAGAAATCGTGAACGAAGCCTATGCCAACCTTCAAGCCTCAAAAGCTCAACTGCTTCCTAACCTCACTGCCGGCGTGGGCATCGATCTCCATTATGGTGTGCTTCAAAGATCGAGCGGCTTAATCTACGATGCCGATCGCCAAAATCTTTACATGGGTAACGGCGCCTACGCAATCGGTGCCGGTACGGTGGGAATTCCCGGAGTCCATATCGTTTATCCTGTGGGAGATATGTATCTGGAGCCTAGAGCCCGGTCTGAAACCTTTGCGGCTCGCTCGGCCGAGGCAATAGCGGTCCAAAACAATATGCTGCTGGAAGTCAGCTTGGCCTTCTGGGATTTACTCGGCTACGAATCCAGGATTGCGAGTTTGATTCAGAGCCAAGGCGATCTTTCAGAAATTGTCAGAATCACGAGTTCCTATGCGCAGGCTAGACAGGGACGATTGGCAGATGCCCAGAGAGCCGAAGTGAATTCGCGACTCCTCGACAAGCGAATTCGCGACTTGAAAGGAGAGGCCGGGGCGGCTTCCGCCCGTCTGGCCGGCCTGATCAATTTGGATCCCTCCGAACCGTTACATCTCGACACGCAACTTCTTATACCGCTCACTTTGGTGGACGAAAAAGCCAAATTGGAAGAGCTGATTCCGCGTGCCTTGGCTAATCGGCCGGAAATAAAAGTTCGCACCAACGAGTTGGCGGAGACGAAGACGAGATTGAGGCAGGAACAGGTACGCCCCTGGCTCCCCACTATTTTTGCAGGTTTGAGCAACGGCGCCATCACCGGAGGAGGCGATCGCGTTTCATATTCGTACAGCCGATTGGATGGAAGAGTTGATTTTGATGTTGCGGCAGTCTGGACCCTTCAAAATGCGGGGATGGGGAATCGGACTCTGATGCAACGAAACATGTCTGTCGTTTCCCAAGCCGTATCACGACTCAATGCCACGATCGATCAAATTCGTACCGAAGTTTCGGAAGCGTATGCTAGTGCGGTCGCAGCTAAAATTCGAATCGAACAAGCTCAACTCCAACTTAAAATTTCTGAAGAGGGTTTTCGCGCAGAATACCTTCGAATTCGTCAGGCAATCGGGTTGCCGATTGAAATCCTCGATAGTCAGAAACAACTCATGGATGCTCGCGAGGAGTTGATTCAGGCGACGATCGATTACAATCGGGCTCAGTTTCAACTTCAGGTATCACTCGGTTTTCAGCCGCCGTCGAGTCATTAA